From a single Pseudophryne corroboree isolate aPseCor3 chromosome 6, aPseCor3.hap2, whole genome shotgun sequence genomic region:
- the BEST3 gene encoding bestrophin-3 isoform X3 — MLLISSNVHGRDEYGRLLRRTLMRYVNLTSLLIFRSVSTAVYKRFPTMDHVVEAGFMTADERKLFDKLNSPHLKYWVPVVWFGNLASKARTEGRIRDSVDLQILMNEMNRYRSWCGLLFGYDWVGIPLVYTQVVTLAVYTFFFACIIGRQFLDPTQSYVGHDLDLYIPVFTLLQFFFYAGWLKVAEQLINPFGEDDDDFETNWCIDRNLQVSLMAVDEMYMNLPKMNKDIYWNDSDVRPPYTLAAADYCIPSFLGSTVHMGLPDSVFLREDWLLDEEKHRRQHSVLRRVKRFLSVHEHPESPIRSAFSRQGSDASSMFFPTETNGSYHEIPPRRSQFLLSKRRESADRNAKTGTPRGDLSTIQETSRSDTSERKSSTKDSITPSSPIELPQVVVTTSPDTVVQSNVSLLSSPPFIINKEKNTDSSNRYDEKVDDQQHHETTSKHNDQEEDSLKEQVITEEETLEVTKEREKTWWSEAVLPTQSLLISSLPSRTSWPNDPLTLARERSAEGNSSTTNSLLSPPADMFHILKHIDSKETDIVDFHNEK; from the exons ATGTTGCTCATCTCCAGCAATGTGCATGGGAGAGATGAGTATGGACGGTTACTTCGCAGGACACTTATGCGTTATGTGAATCTTACATCCTTGCTAATCTTTCGCTCTGTCAGCACTGCAGTGTACAAAAGATTCCCAACTATGGACCATGTTGTAGAAGCAG GATTTATGACCGCAGATGAGAGAAAACTTTTTGATAAACTTAATTCCCCTCATCTTAAATACTGGGTGCCGGTCGTTTGGTTTGGAAATTTAGCTTCAAAGGCCAGAACCGAAGGGAGAATTCGTGACAGTGTTGACCTACAGATATTGATGAAT GAGATGAACCGGTATCGTTCCTGGTGTGGTCTGCTCTTTGGCTATGACTGGGTCGGTATTCCGCTGGTGTATACTCAG GTAGTAACACTGGCTGTATATACTTTCTTCTTTGCTTGCATAATTGGACGTCAGTTCTTAGATCCCACACAATCATATGTGGGACATGACTTGGACCTCTACATTCCAGTTTTCACTCTCCTGCAGTTCTTCTTCTACGCGGGCTGGTTAAAG GTTGCTGAGCAGCTTATTAACCCTtttggtgaagatgatgatgattttGAAACTAATTGGTGCATAGACCGAAATCTACAG GTTTCTCTTATGGCTGTAGATGAAATGTATATGAACTTACCAAAGATGAATAAAGACATCTATTGGAATGACTCTGATGTACGACCACCATACACACTTGCAGCTGCTGATTACTGTATTCCTTCATTTCTGGGATCAACAGTCCATATGGG ACTTCCTGATTCTGTATTCCTACGTGAAGACTGGCTGCTGGATGAAGAAAAACACAGAAGACAACATTCTGTCCTTAGAAGAGTAAAACGTTTTTTAAGTGTTCATGAACATCCTGAGTCTCCCATCAGAAGTGCATTCAGTCGTCAGGGCAGTGATGCATCAAGTATGTTTTTCCCTACAGAGACAAATGGAAGTTATCATGAAATTCCACCGAGAAGATCTCAATTCTTACTAAGTAAAAGACGTGAATCTGCAGACAGAAATGCTAAGACTGGAACTCCTAGAGGAGATCTATCGACTATTCAGGAAACTAGCAGATCAGATACTTCAGAAAGAAAATCATCTACTAAGGATAGTATTACACCTAGTTCACCTATAGAACTTCCTCAAGTTGTGGTTACTACATCTCCTGACACAGTAGTGCAGAGTAATGTCTCACTGCTGTCAAGTCCTCCCTTCATCATAAATAAGGAaaagaatacagacagcagcaatCGGTATGATGAGAAGGTAGATGATCAGCAACACCATGAAACTACTTCCAAACACAATGACCAAGAAGAAGATTCACTAAAGGAACAAGTGATCACAGAAGAGGAGACATTAGaagtcactaaagagcgggagaagacCTGGTGGAGTGAAGCTGTGCTCCCAACACAGAGCCTTTTAATAAGCTCACTCCCATCAAGGACATCATGGCCAAATGACCCTCTGACTTTAGCAAGGGAAAGGTCTGCTGAAGGAAATAGCTCCACTACAAACTCATTGTTAAGTCCACCTGCAGATATGTTTCATATACTAAAGCATATTGACTCCAAAGAAACTGATATTGTTGATTTTCACAATGAAAAATAA